TGAATAGGTCACCCCTATATCCCAAAGAGTTGTAAACAAGTGGTTCAGCTAAAAATTTAATGGAACATAAGATAAAAGAGACATGATCCAGGTAACACAGGCTTGAGTTCTGTTACACGGATGGCTTCTTGATTTGCATGAACTAGATGAGATTAATCCTAATTATGAATTCAATGCTTTTCGCATACTTTATTGACCTTAACAAAATTTAGTAACTATATCATCAGAACCGGATACGGTTGAGATTTGGGGAGTCAAAAGTTAGTCTTGAAACTAATTTagtgggtgtttggacataaggattgtaaaattccaaaatagggggaaaacaattttcaagtgaaaatggtatttgaaatttagagttgtgtttggacatgaatataattttgggttgtttttgaagttttgtgagtgatttgagtgaaaattttgaaaaataactttttggagtttttcaaattttcgaaaatttccaaaatgcatcttcaagtgaaaattagaaattttatgaacaaacgctgatttcgaaaaaaagtgaaatttttttgaaaaaaaagggaaaaatttcttatgtccaaacgggctcttactTACAGGAATATGGGATTCGTTAAGTTCGAGACTGACCCTTCTAATAGGTCAATCACTCAGGCTTGATTTCACAAACAGAACACACTGGTTAACTCAATCATCTttttccttattgtcttgtgTTTTACAATAAGCATTTGGAAAGCAAATAAATTTCTGCTTAAAGGCTCTATTATCAGTGTCTACCAGAAAATACCATTGTAACCTATGTTTGACCTACATGAATCACGATACTAGGTCCCCAATGAGATGGCTGGTTGTTGAGACATAAGAGTAACAACTAGGAGATCCCACTCTCCACTATAACACTCAATGTGAGCTCATTTGCTCCAGCCTCATGGGCAGGTTTAACTGGCACTTATGTTTGTAGGTTGCAGTAGATTACCAGTTTTCAGTCGAGGTGTGAATGCCTGACTGAAACAAGTTAAATTATAGTGATGGTGTAAAAGAACATTACACTGAGTGTATAATATTCATTATCAATGTATATAACATAAAATTATCCTTACATAGAGTTACCTGCAATTAGATTGTGTAATAGCAATATTTACAGTGTCAGTAAACAGAACTTGGTTTGAAGAAGACTGATAATACCTATCCAATAATACCTGGTTTGAAGAAGACTGATAATCCAAAATCAGTAGCTTTCAATGGTGAATTTTCATCGGAGCTCAAAAACAAGAAATTTTCTGGCTTTAAATCCCTATGCATAACGCCCATAGAATGACAATAATGAACCACCGTAACCATCTGCCGGCAAAGTCCGGCGGCAGCTCGTTCGGAATAGTGTCCTTTAGCAATTATCCGGTCAAAAAGCTCGCCGCCGGCACATAGTTCCATGACGAGGTGAACGTGATGCTTGTCCTCAAACGTTCCTTTAAGTTCCACGATGTTCCGGTGGCCGGTTAAGTGGTGCATGATCTGAACCTCGCGGCGGACATCGTCCACGTCGTCAGCCGCTATGAGCTTTCGCGTGGCGATTGACTTACACGCGAATTGCTGGCGCGTTTGCTTGTGAGTTACTAAATAGGTTACTCCGAATTGTCCGCGGCCGAGTTCGCCGCCGAAAATGTAGGTGGAACGAACTTCTTCCATTGGTTTGCCGAGGACACGGCCGATGCCAGAGAGTGGTCGTGGAGGTGGCGGTTGAGATGAAGGGATGATTCGGATACCGGTGGTTTCAGACGGCGGTGGACCGGTGGCGCCGCCTAAGCATGTGGTGGTAGTTTGGTCGGAAGATGAGCTGTTACAGTTGCCCATTTTTGGGGGGATTGTGTACTGTTCAGTCAAACAATTTTTTGGAGTTATATTTCCTGACTTGTCTGAAATTCATTGAGTGAAGTAACAGAATTGACCTTAGCAAAATTTGGATATTGTATCCTTTAAttagaaattttttaatttaacttCTGAAAATGAAGAACATATAAGTCGACACAAAAATTAAGCAAAGATGAGATAAGAAATTCAATCTTTCATTAAGATTTTAAGTGCTGGTCTCGAATTTATGCTGATTTTCTTCGacttttctttagaaaaaaaatcttaaaacatAATAATACAAGACAATTCACTAAATGATTATTAGTTCTATCGGAGGAATCTAATATCAACGTGTAATTGCTTGGATATTAAATATTCGATTACTTGAAGAAGTATATGAGAAAGTGTTTTACTCCCTTAGTATTTTCTCCTGAAACAATCTGAATTATATGAGTCagtaattatgtatatatatcacGTCGAGTAGATGTAATATATGCGAGAATACtttatttgaatttttcaaaATACTAAATTTAGGGAAAGATTGTAGGTGTCGATATTGTATACTAGTATCTAGAATCGATGAGATAGAACATatatggattttttttttgttgctagaACGACTAAATTATATTAATAATTAAGGAGTAGCATTACATAGAGGTGATGCCCTGTTGGGGACATCTAAATCACCTGAGCCAGAAGGGCTGCTAGTCATATGGTTACAAAAActattaaaattttcaagttCGGCTAGTTTGTTTAGTACATTGTTAGATACTAATCTAATAGTGAGTGCTGATCCTTCTGTTGCCAAACTATGTGCAAGTACGTTCCCTTCCAAAGTTATGTCGGATCAGTGAATTCTCCGGTTCCTTCAGTAATAACCTGCACTCATTAACAAGGTTAGAGTAGAGAGAATAGTTGTTATGGGAAAGCAGTTGAGATATTTCAGTAGCATCAGTTTCAATTTCTAAACTAtggaaattatagttttttgctATTTGAAGGTCATTTTTTTAGCGCGAGGAGTTCCATGTAGGTGGGGGTGTAGCAATAAGCGGACATTCTGTAGCCCAGAATCCAGTTCCCAAATTTATCCCGGATTATTCCACCAATCCTGCCTTTTTATAGTTGTCTTTAATCACCCGTAAATATTGAATTTTAGCTCAGTTGACATTGAATTCTTAGACGGTCAAATTTATCATATTTGGTGCTTAAGTGATATGCACTTTAACTTTTATTAGTTGTTAAGATTAAATTGCTTGATAAGCTAAATATCGAATGCGAATATGTATTTATCGTAAAAGATTATGACAAATATATCCTTAACTAATATACACGACAATTCACTTCACaggctcaaaaagaaaaagaagagagaaaggaCGACTTCATGTCAACTTCTTCTGTTTCAAGTTTCAAcgctaagtttttttttatgaaattagCTAAAATTAAAATAGccttgtaatatttttttattacttCCTTtaatctttctctttttcttttgtattttttctaTACAACCTTTAATATTTGTGATAGACACTTATTTGTCTTGCTAGATAGAATAGTACTACCACTAAATGTTACGATTGAGTAATAATACTTTTTCATCCTTAATAACAAGTCCACAATTTAAACATAGAATATAAAATCGTTTTTGGTAGGAAATATTTTAGTCTGAAAGTGGAATTTTTCGGTATAAATTCGGACTAATCGGATCAAAACGGATACCAGATACTGCTTTGGAAACCAAAAAGAAAGGAATAGTAAAAAATAGCCCTCCAATTTTTATATTAGCACCTTTTAATCTAATTTTTCGTCTGCAAATTTTTTCCTTAAAACCTTTAATATTTTGAGatatgggtgtgtttggtacgaaggaaaatattttccgaaaaatatttttcaatttttccatgtttggttggtttaaatgttttagaaaatattttccttatgaacccattttccttatcaagataagcgaaaatattttccaaaactccttctcaacttTCCTCGCTCTGTTCCCACCCTCACTAACCCACCCTACACCCCATACCCACCCACCTAACCCACTCCCTGCCtacccaccccaccccctctctCCAAAATCACTCACCACCCACCCCATCCCGCCAAACCCACTCACCCATTGCCCCCACCCCGCacaaaaaaagttattttttttacttttgttttttgtaatttttaaatttctgttttttctttttttttttctgcaCCCCCGCCCCACTGCCCCCACCCCGcacaaaaaaaaagtttttttttgtaattttaaatttctgttttttcgtttttctgcacacTCCGGCCCCGCCCCTGCCCCCCTTCcccgggaaaaaatattttttatatatattttcatttttagttttttcatctttcagtttacaggttcgaaattttacaagttccaaagttataagttcggaggtttatgtgttagGAAGTTTACAgttttagaaattataaagttttcGGGTTCGAAATTTCGCGGTtcggaagtttatgaaatttgtgagttcggaaggttgttggttcgaaagtttatgacttcatatttattgtatctaaattatttatgaatactcttaaaaagttattttccttaatttgcgtaccaaacaccgtaaaatgaataaaattactacttgttttccaagaaaatattttcttgaaaacatTTTCCACAGAAAACATTTTttgttataccaaacacacccatagACTTCTTTAGCTTGCCAGTTGCCACTTGCCTGTTAGGAATAACATAATCCAATTATGTCATCCAACAGCGCCCCACAAATTATGCTGTAGTAAATAATTATTTAGGACAAAGATAGTTTATTGTTAAGATCATATAATAAAGCATTGACTCACTGAATACTGAATAATGGCAAAGTTTGATTACTTAAAAtcgggggtgggggtggggtggggggatgctatagaaataaaattataatgaGTTCTCATACTACCACAAAATATTTACACCAAAACTACAAGAAAACAGCTATGTACAAATGTACATTAAGCCAATACTGGATACCAAACTCTTAAACTAACTTTCAGCCTAGTATCTCCCCTTATTACTACTATGTACTATAACGCCTCTCTACatgcacaaggtaggggtaaggccagtctgcgtacacactatcctctccAGACCCCATTTATAGGAATATACTGGATATGTTGTTGTACTATAAGAATAGTAGGTTCAAGTCGAAATCCGACTTCACAAATGAAAGATAACAGCTTCTCAATCACCATAATGGAGAATAAGGTTGATAGGAAAAATTGACACAAATATCCGGAATTCTCAAGGCTTACAACGAAATGCAAGGATGAAGCGGCTAGTGTGTCTCGCGTGTAGTTTTTAGGCGTTACCAAAAGGTTTCCCTGGCTCGGATGTAGTCACTGTGCCCCTGCTGCTGTTTAAGGTGTGGCTAGAGCCACCGGCCAGCATTGCCATCAAACTTCCTCCGTGCACTCTTCCCTCGGAAACTGATGATGAGCTTCCACCAACTGGCGTATTCCCTTCCTTAAACTCAAAATATTTCCAACCTGTAGATGTCAAAATGTTACTTCCCATCTTCATGATATCAATATACATATCCTCTACGTTGACAATCTCCTTCATCTTACCGGGATTTTTGGGTGTTGAATCCAAGACGACAGCCCCTAGAGTGGCACCACCGTGAACACGTTTGTCTTGCACCAGGGCACCATGAGATTCACAAAGTCCAGACTTTGCTCTGGCAAATGAGTTAAAAGGACTCTCATTTTGGCCAAATTCAGAACCAGGTTGACCCCATGAACATCTCTTTCCACCACCGTGGGCCTTGCAGAAATCGGTGCTTCCCTGAGCGCTTTTTCCACAGCTGTCGAATTTGCATCTTTTACCACCACCATGGCGCACACAGAAATCTGTCCGGCCCCTAGCACTCCTGGAGCATTCTGGCATAGCACATCTCTTACCACCGCCATGTGCCACACAGAAGAGAGTCCCTCCGTGCACACTCTTTGGGCAAACGCCACCTCCTTGGTATGTACATCTTTTCCCTCCCCCGTGACCTTTACAGAAAGGTGTGCTACCCTCTGCGCCCTTATTGCACCCTTCAAATGTGCAACGTTTCCCACCACCGTGGGCCTTACAAAACAAGGTGCTTCCTTGGGCCCCTTTAGTGCACTGGGGGTACTGACACCGCCGGCCACCTCCATGTGAAATGCAGAGGCCAGAGAGTCCTTCCGCACTTTTCGTGCAGTTCTCCATCTGGCATCTCTTGCCCCCACCATGTCTAATGCATAATCCAGACTTCCCTCTGGCAGCGCGGGTGCAGCCTTCGTGACTGCAACGGCGTCCACCCCCATGCGTGATGCAGAAATCAGTGCGTCCTTCTGCACTTTTGGTACACCCTAGGAATTCACACCGCCTACCACCGCCATGGGCCTTGCAGAATGCGGTTCGACCCTCGGCTCCCTTATGGCAACCCGGTTTCTGACACCTACGGCCTCCGCCATGGGCAATGCAAAGGCCAGAAGCACCTCTTGCTCCTTTAATACATCCCTTGAACTGACACTGTTTGATACCACTGTTGCGCTGCTGCTTTGTTGACCCGGAAGTACAGGTTACTGAGCTTTTTGGATGTGTTATTACACTTGAGGAGGGATCAGGAAAGACTGGAGATGGCTCAACTTCTTTTATCGCCTGTTTCGAGAAGTAATTAGACTCTTTGTCGTGTGGCGCATGTAACGGATGAAAAAAGCTACCAGTATTTTGATGAGAACCTGTTGATACTTCATCAGTATGAAAAGCTCCAGAAAAACTGTGTGGCACAGTCGTAACATCAGATTCAGCAGCACTATTGGAAAGACTCAGTTCCAGATCAATTGCAGTCCCTGCGTCAGGTACTTTTGGAATGGAGATAGCTGAACTTTTCGGCCTTGGTGTCATCTCATTGGCAAGATAAAGACCGAAGTCCACTTCCAGGTCCATCGAGGACTCGTGAGTTTCTTTCGCTGGAGATATTGAGGTGCATAGAATGCCTGAACTCCACATACTTTCCGTGGAAGTTGATGAATGGCCTAAGCTTAGACATAAATATGAATCAATTTGCTGATCAATAGATCCATGAGTTGAGCTGCAATTGCATTTGATTTCCTTTGGGGCAGGGAATGAAGGTATTAAGGACCCAACAGAATCAAGTCGCAGTGTGGTATCAGCACAATCACCACCTTCAGATGCAGCTCCGCCAATTGGGATGGAATTGCCCAGATTCTTGGATGCATGTAACGACGGGTTTGCAGCAAACCCCAAATAGTGCAATCTGGGATCCATCACTAGGATGCAACACTACTATTGAACCAAATCTCAATTGCAAAAGAACAGTTGGCCTGACTTCCAGGCTAAGAATTAGTTAAGAGGCTAAACTTCCGGGCTAAAGAATTAGTTAGTGCTAAACTAGGGTTAGATGCGTCAAAAAGAGCACATCCCACCTCCGCTTACGAATCCTGACGTATCCTTTCTATCCATTATTAGATATCAAACTTTACTCCAAGTTCTTGTAATCAGCACCTAAGGAGTAAAACTTTGTGCAACGTTAGACCCTCCAGCGTCAAGTCATGACAAATAATCATCCTGCACAACACATTGAATTACATTACTGAGCAGATCTAAGATCACACATCCACCGTATATAAGACACAAGGTCGAGACAATATGAAAGGGAAAGGATTTTGCAGACGCAAACCAGAAAGATGAAGATCATTCTTTAACTGAATCAACGCGCcaagcaaataaaaaaaattaccaaTCACACTACATATTGATCCAAGCTAAAAAACCACTTTGATTTTGCCATAAAACCACAAGGAACAGATTCATTAGCATTAAAAATTTAAATCATTTTAAAGCTTGATAACTTTGCTGTCGGAGATAACATAAGACTACAAGGATATCGACTAAGGCAAACTTAGCAAAGCAGGACATGAAGAAGAAACATGAATTTGTCTACTTACGCAAATAGGGGATCACCTTAATTCATGGTCTACCTTACTAATGAATCATATTGCTTAACATACACTTTCCTACTTGCTTGTTTAAATCGAAAATTTCAGCCGAACTATTTGAAATCCAAGCAGAGCACTCGAGATTCAGTTTCCTTTTTTGCTCCCTCCACGCTATCCAGCTTCAAGAGTGCATCAACAGGAGACAAATGAGGAAAATGATAAGGATTTTAAGGCCATCTCCAACCCTTGCCtccattttctcctccaaaatagAGTAAAGTTACTCCAACCATTACTCCATTTTTTACTCCAAAAAGAATATTccattttatattcttctctctcttcaatattatattattatcttttatttaaattttattttcttatttctattaaagaaattctatcttttttttcttttttacatattcatcAGATTGTCCAATCAGAAAATAATCGGATTGTTGCAACGATGAATAATGCAACTGAGACAAAAAATGAAGTTTTGACTGTTCAAAAAGAAAAACTTAAGactaaaaaaattgaaagaagaaCATAAAATTTTAATGATCGATGTGGATTCTATTGTCGATCCGACTCGTCGTGAATTTTTGTGACAAGAACAACAACGATTAATGTATAAAAGAAGTCAACAATTTCCACAGTCACAAACACAACAATCCTCGACCCCATTTACTCAATACTATGATGATTTTGGTGTATCTGGAAACGACATAGGTCCCTACCAAGTTATTATGTTATTTACCGTAGtttcaatttttatgtattttaatttaatgtatttccaattttaatgtattttcatttaatgtattttcaattttcacttttcaattttagcaacatctaatattttatattcgcacctttcaattttagcaacatctaatattttatatttgcaccattcattttttgagatgattatatattttttgtacaattataacttctaataaaattaacttacaattttatataaaaataataaatgcaacaacaacaacaataacgactcagtgaaatcccactagtggggtctggggagggtagtgtgtacgcagaccttacccctaccccgagggagtagagaggctgtttccgaaagaccctcggctcaagaagacaaaaagagACAATATCAGTATCACCAATAGAAACCATAAGAAAAATAACAACATGTAAATGAGAAAGTAGA
This DNA window, taken from Nicotiana tabacum cultivar K326 chromosome 15, ASM71507v2, whole genome shotgun sequence, encodes the following:
- the LOC107790513 gene encoding uncharacterized protein LOC107790513 isoform X1, encoding MDPRLHYLGFAANPSLHASKNLGNSIPIGGAASEGGDCADTTLRLDSVGSLIPSFPAPKEIKCNCSSTHGSIDQQIDSYLCLSLGHSSTSTESMWSSGILCTSISPAKETHESSMDLEVDFGLYLANEMTPRPKSSAISIPKVPDAGTAIDLELSLSNSAAESDVTTVPHSFSGAFHTDEVSTGSHQNTGSFFHPLHAPHDKESNYFSKQAIKEVEPSPVFPDPSSSVITHPKSSVTCTSGSTKQQRNSGIKQCQFKGCIKGARGASGLCIAHGGGRRCQKPGCHKGAEGRTAFCKAHGGGRRCEFLGCTKSAEGRTDFCITHGGGRRCSHEGCTRAARGKSGLCIRHGGGKRCQMENCTKSAEGLSGLCISHGGGRRCQYPQCTKGAQGSTLFCKAHGGGKRCTFEGCNKGAEGSTPFCKGHGGGKRCTYQGGGVCPKSVHGGTLFCVAHGGGKRCAMPECSRSARGRTDFCVRHGGGKRCKFDSCGKSAQGSTDFCKAHGGGKRCSWGQPGSEFGQNESPFNSFARAKSGLCESHGALVQDKRVHGGATLGAVVLDSTPKNPGKMKEIVNVEDMYIDIMKMGSNILTSTGWKYFEFKEGNTPVGGSSSSVSEGRVHGGSLMAMLAGGSSHTLNSSRGTVTTSEPGKPFGNA
- the LOC107790513 gene encoding uncharacterized protein LOC107790513 isoform X2, whose translation is MDPRLHYLGFAANPSLHASKNLGNSIPIGGAASEGGDCADTTLRLDSVGSLIPSFPAPKEIKCNCSSTHGSIDQQIDSYLCLSLGHSSTSTESMWSSGILCTSISPAKETHESSMDLEVDFGLYLANEMTPRPKSSAISIPKVPDAGTAIDLELSLSNSAAESDVTTVPHSFSGAFHTDEVSTGSHQNTGSFFHPLHAPHDKESNYFSKQAIKEVEPSPVFPDPSSSVITHPKSSVTCTSGSTKQQRNSGIKQCQFKGCIKGARGASGLCIAHGGGRRCQKPGCHKGAEGRTAFCKAHGGGRRCEFLGCTKSAEGRTDFCITHGGGRRCSHEGCTRAARGKSGLCIRHGGGKRCQMENCTKSAEGLSGLCISHGGGRRCQYPQCTKGAQGSTLFCKAHGGGKRCTFEGCNKGAEGSTPFCKGHGGGKRCTYQGGGVCPKSVHGGTLFCVAHGGGKRCAMPECSRSARGRTDFCVRHGGGKRCKFDSCGKSAQGSTDFCKAHGGGKRCSWGQPGSEFGQNESPFNSFARAKSGLCESHGALVQDKRVHGGATLGAVVLDSTPKNPGWKYFEFKEGNTPVGGSSSSVSEGRVHGGSLMAMLAGGSSHTLNSSRGTVTTSEPGKPFGNA